Within the Anaerolineae bacterium genome, the region AGGGCGTGGTCTCCTTTTGCGGCACCTCGCGCACTTTGCCGAACATCTCGCTGCTGGAAGCCTGATAAAACTTGGCTTCCGGGCAAACCAGGCGCACGGCCTCCAACAGCCGCGCCACGCCAATGGCCGTCACCTCTCCCGTGAGCACTGGCTGGCGCCACGAGGTGGGCACAAAGGACTGAGCCGCCAGGTTGTACACCTCATCGGGCTTGTACTCAGCCAGGATGTCCATCAGGGAACTCTGGTCGTGCAAGTCTCCTTGCACCAAATCAATTTGATCCTGGATATGCTCGATGCGCTCGAAGTTGACGGTGCTGGAGCGGCGCACCATCCCCACCACGCGATACCTCTTGCTGAGCAAAAACTCGGCCAGATAAGAGCCATCCTGTCCGGTCACGCCGGTGATCAAAGCCGTAGGCATCCTTTCCCTTCCTTATCTCTCGAATTCGTGGTGCAAACGCGCCCGAATTATACCAGCGCTCCTGGACGAGGAGAGGGATTCGGAGACTTGTGGCCTCCCAACACCTTCTCCGCCAGCCGCAGGAACTCTTGCGGGGCTTCGGTGGTGAGCAACTGGCGGCGCAGGGTCGAGTCGGGGCGGAAGGGCGCCAGGTATTGCACGGCGAATTTGCGAAAGAGCACCAGGCCGCGCGGGCCGTAAAAGCGCAGGTTGGCCTCCAGGTGTTCGCGCAGTACCTGGGCCACCTCCTCCGGCGGCACCTGGACGCGGTCGCGGCGGGCGAAAAGCCAGGGGTTGCGCAGGGCGCCCCGGCCAATCATCACCCCGGCGCAACCGGTGTGGGCCTTCATACGCTCGATGTCGGCCACGGTGCGCACATCGCCGTTGCCCAGCACGGGGATGCGCACCGTTTGCACCACCTCGGCAATGGCGTCCCAATCGGCGCGGCCTTTGTACCCTTGCTCGCGGGTGCGGCCATGCACGGCCAGCAACGCCCCGCCGTTCTCCTCCACAATGCGGGCGATGAGGCGGTAGTTGCGGCAGTCATCATCCCAACCCAAACGGATCTTAGCCGTGACGGGCACCTCCAGTTGCCGGCTGAGCAGGCGGAAGATGCGGGCCACCTTGAGGGGTGTGCGCAACAATCCAGCCCCGGCGCCCCGGTTGGCGATGCGGCGATCGGGGCAGCCCATGTTGATGTCAATGGCCGCCGGGCCGAACTCCTGCAATCGCAGTGCCGCCTCCAGCAGCATCCGGGGCGTGCTGCCGTAAATCTGCAACACCACCGGCTGCTCGGCAGGCGTGAAAGCCCATAGATGCCGCACCCGTTCGGGCCGCTCCACCACCGCGACGGCGTGGATGAACTCGGTGTAGACCAGGGCCGCGCCCAGACGACGGCACACCATCCGGAAGGGCTGATCCGTGTAGCCGTCCATCGGCGCCAGCACCAGGTCGCCGTACACGGGCGTGGAGCCCAACCAAAAGGACGGCACCTGCTTCAGGGAAACGGCCTCCGCCCCCTGGGGCTCCGGCCCGGCCCCTGAAGGTCCGGTGGCGGGATACCCAAGGGTGAGTGCATCCGCCCAAGGGCGGGAAACCGTCCGCCTTGTCATCCTCCTCCCTCGCCCAAAGCCGCGTCCAGAGCCTGGCGCAGCGAGCGGGCTTCGATGACCCGGATGCCCTCGGGCCAGGGGTCGCCTCGATGGCCCAGACGCTTAGGCACGATGGCCGTGGTGAAGCCCAGTTGGGCGGCCTCACGCAGGCGGGCGTCGGTCTGGCTCACGGTGCGCAGTTCGCCCGAAAGGCCCACCTCGCCGATGAGCACGGTGTCGGCCCGCACAGGCAGGTCGCGCACCGACGAGGCGATGGCCGTGGCCACGGCCAGGTCAGCAGCGGGTTCGCCCACCTTGAGCCCGCCCACCACATTGACGAACACATCCTGGTCACTCAGGCGCAGGCCCACCCGCCGGGTGAGCACGGCGGTCACCAGCAGCAGGCGGTTGAAGTCCACGCCGTTGGCCGTGCGGCGCGGGTTGCCAAAGGGGGTGGGGCTGGTGAGGCCCTGAATCTCCACCAGCAGGGGGCGGGTGCCTTCCATGGTGACGGCGATGGCCGAGCCGGGGGCGTTGACCCAACGCTCGGCCAAAAAGGCCTCGGAGGGGTTGGGCACCTCGACCATCCCCCGGTCGCGCATCTCGAACACACCCACCTCGCTGGTGGTGCCAAAGCGGTTCTTCACCGAGCGCAGCAGGCGGTAGGCCTGAAAGCGGTCGCCCTCCAGGTAGAGCACGGTATCCACAATGTGCTCCAACACCCGTGGCCCGGCGATGATGCCCTCTTTGGTCACGTGGCCGATGAGGAACACGCTGACACCGGTGCCCTTGGCCAGTTCGCGCAGGCGAGCGGCGCACTCCCGCACCTGGGTCACCGACCCGGCGGAGGAGGAAAGGTCGGGCAGGTACACCGTCTGAATGGAATCCACGATGAGCAGGCGGGGCCGCACGGCCTCCACATGAGCCAGGATGGCCTCCAAATCGGTCTCGGTGACCAGGTAGAGGTGCGGCGGGAAGGGGCGGGGGTGCCCGGCTTCGTCGCGCCACAGGCGGCGGGCCCGCATCTTGATCTGGCGCTCCGACTCCTCGCCCGACACATAGAGCACCGGGCCCTGGGCCGCCATCTCTAAGGCGGTTTGCAGCAAGAGGGTGGACTTGCCGATGCCGGGGTCGCCGCCGATGAGCACCACGCTGCCGGGCACGATGCCGCCGCCGAGCACGCGGGCGAACTCGCCCAGGGGCAGCGGCAGGCGCTCCTCGCGGTCGCCTTCGATTTCGTCCAAGCGGCGCGGGGTGCTGCGGGCCGTCGTAGGGCGACGGGCCGCCTTGGGCGATGGCGCGACCACTTCGTCCACATACGCATTCCACGCGCCGCACTGGGGGCAGCGGCCCAGGGGCTTGGCCGCCCGCCGACCGCAGTTCTGGCACACATATTCCACGCGAGGCTTGGGCATCTCAGGCGTTCCTTTGTCGATGTGGGGGCAAGACAGGCACTTCCCTAACCCCGGTGTGGCACGTGCTCTCATTATAACCGCAGAAAGCCCCCTCTCAGGGAACTCTTTTCCCTCAGGGGGCGTCTAAGAAGCAAAACCACTCCCCAGGAGGAAAACCATGTTCAAAACCCATCCGAACCCCCTCTGGCTCTTCCTCGCGGCCGCGTGGTTGAGCCTGCTGACCGGCTGCGGCCCACGGATCTCAGCCATCGTGGGCCCCGCCGCGGAGGACCTCGCAGCCCCGGTTCAGCCCGCCGCCAGGAGCGAGAGCAACGGAACGCCCCTGCGCACCCTGACGGTGACCGGCACCGGTGAAGTCGCCCTCACCCCCGACTTAGCCCGTGTCACCTTAGCCGTGGAAACCCGCAACCGCGATCTGGGCAAAGCGGTGGCCGAAAACAACCGGCGCACCGCCCAGGTCATTCAAACCCTCCAGCAGGGAGGCGTCGCCGAAAAAGACATCCATACCCGCAACTTTTCGGTGAATCAGGAGCGCCGTTACGATGATCAGAGGAACCTCATCCTGGGGCCCTACACAGTGACCAACACCCTGGTGGTCACCGTACGGGATCTGGAGAAACTGGGCGCCCTGCTGGATGCCGCCCTGCAGGCCGGAGCCAACCGCATGGACAACCTGACCTTTGGCTCTTCCCGGGCCAGGGAGGCCCAACTGCAGGCCAAACTGGCCGCCGTCGAAGACGCCCAAAAACAGGCCGAGGCCATCGCCCAACAGGCCGGCGTCACCCTAGAGGCCGTGCAGACCATCACCTTCAGTTACGCTGTCCCCGTGCGCGAAACGACTTACAAGGCCGAAATGCTGGCCGCCGCCCCGGCGCAGGTCCCCGTTTCCCCGGGCGAGATGAAAGTGACCGCCACCGTGACCATGGTCTTCCTCATCCGCTAACGGCCTCCGCCCTGGAGCAGCAGGGGCGCCCGGCGCGCTTAAAAGCGTCGCCTTATCGACGGTTTCCAAGGGCGGCGATTATGCTAAAATGGGACTATGAAAACCTTACGGCCCCTGCTGCTCCTTTGCAGCCTGCTTTTTGGGCTGCGAGGCGTGGTTTTTGCTCAGGGAGGAGCCGAGGTCATCCTCTTCCCCCCCAACACCGATGCGTTCCCCAAAATCACAGGATACACCGCCGTATACGATGCGGCGGGGCAGCCCATCCACGGCCTCACCGCGGACAAAGTGGCCCTTTGGGAAAACGAACAGCCCGTGGCCCTGACTTCCTGGGAGGAAATCCACCCCGGCGTCCAGGTGGTGCTGGCGGTCAACCCCGGCCCTCCGTTAGGCGTTCGGGATGTGTTGGGCGTCTCACGCTACGAATATGTGTACCTGCAATGGCAATCCTGGATTCAAAGCCACGGCGGCACCACCCTTTACGACCTCAGCCTGACCACGGGCGAAGGCGTGTACCTGCGCCACAGCGCAGACTTCACCACGCTGAGCGAGGCCCTGGCTGCCTATAAGCCCGATTTCCGCCAGAGCCAGCCTTCGCTGGCCCCCCTGGAAACCGCCCTGCAACTGAGCAGCGACCCCACCCCTCGCCCCGCCATGGGGCGGGCCGTACTCTTTCTGACCCCCCCGCTGCCCGACAACACCCTGAAGGCCTTGGCCCGTTACGCCGACCTGGCCCGTCAGCAGCACATCCGCATTTTCGTCTGGCTGGTGGCCGCGCCGGAGCAGGCCAATAGCCCTTCGGCTCAGGCGCTCACCCAACTGGCTCAGGCTACCGGCGGCACGCTTACCTTCTTCTCGGGGCAGGAAACCCTCCCCGTGCTGGAAGACCTCTTCGCCCCCCTGGGTTACGCGTATCGCTTCACCTATCTCTCACGCATCCGGCAGGGCGAGCAACACACCCTGCAAATGGAGGTTCACCCACCGCGGGGCGGAAACCTCACCGGGGAAGGCACCTTCGCTTTGCAAATCCTGCCGCCCAACCCCGTGTTGGTGGACCCGCCGGCCCAGATTGTGCGCGCCTTTCCCCCGGATGTGGACGACCCTGCCTATCTGGAACCCCGCCAGCAAACCCTCACCATCACCGTAGAGTTTCCCGACGGCCACCCCCGCGGCATCACCCGCCTCAGCCTGCTGGTGGACGGCCATCCGGTGGCCCAACGCCGCGAGCCGCCTTTCGACACCCTGGTGTGGGACCTCACCTCCTACACCACCAGCGAGAGCCACAGCCTGAGCGTGGAAGTGGAAGACGTCCTGGGCCTAGTGGGCCGCAGCGTGGATCTGCGGGTGCAAATCACCGTGCCCCAGCCGCCCAATCCGCTCATCCGCGCGGCCAGGCATTACGGCGATTACCTCACCTGGGGTGCCGCGGCCCTGGCCGGGCTGGTGTTGCTTTGGGTCATCCTCGGCCCTCTGCCGCGCCGACAACCCGCCGGGGAACCCGTCGCCCGACCGCGGCCCTCGTGGCGCAACCTGACCCAGTGGGCCCCAACCTTCGCCCGTCGTCCCGGCAAGGCCCCGCCTCGGGGGAAGCCGCTGGCCACCCTGCACCCTCTGCCCCCCGAGGAGAACGGCGAACAGCCCGCTCCCATCGTGCCCGAATTGCCCCTCTATGGCGAAGAGGTCCTCATCGGCAGCGATCCGGCCCAGGCCCAACTGGTGCTGCGGGATCCTTCGGTCGCGCCGATTCACGCCCGGTTGTGGCGCGATGAGCAAGGCCAATTCTTCATCGCCGACCGTGACTCCACCGCCGGAACCTGGGTCAATTACGCCCCGGTTTCTCCCTATGGGGCCCGTCTGGAAGAAGGCGACATCGTGCACATCGGGCGGGTGGGGTTCCGTTTCCATGTGGTCGGCGCGCCCGACCTCACGCCCGTGGTCATGCCGCTCACCGGCGACGACCAATCCCCCTCAGAAACCTGACCTTCACATCATGATCCCCGCCTCAAAGGCTCACC harbors:
- a CDS encoding FHA domain-containing protein yields the protein MKTLRPLLLLCSLLFGLRGVVFAQGGAEVILFPPNTDAFPKITGYTAVYDAAGQPIHGLTADKVALWENEQPVALTSWEEIHPGVQVVLAVNPGPPLGVRDVLGVSRYEYVYLQWQSWIQSHGGTTLYDLSLTTGEGVYLRHSADFTTLSEALAAYKPDFRQSQPSLAPLETALQLSSDPTPRPAMGRAVLFLTPPLPDNTLKALARYADLARQQHIRIFVWLVAAPEQANSPSAQALTQLAQATGGTLTFFSGQETLPVLEDLFAPLGYAYRFTYLSRIRQGEQHTLQMEVHPPRGGNLTGEGTFALQILPPNPVLVDPPAQIVRAFPPDVDDPAYLEPRQQTLTITVEFPDGHPRGITRLSLLVDGHPVAQRREPPFDTLVWDLTSYTTSESHSLSVEVEDVLGLVGRSVDLRVQITVPQPPNPLIRAARHYGDYLTWGAAALAGLVLLWVILGPLPRRQPAGEPVARPRPSWRNLTQWAPTFARRPGKAPPRGKPLATLHPLPPEENGEQPAPIVPELPLYGEEVLIGSDPAQAQLVLRDPSVAPIHARLWRDEQGQFFIADRDSTAGTWVNYAPVSPYGARLEEGDIVHIGRVGFRFHVVGAPDLTPVVMPLTGDDQSPSET
- a CDS encoding SIMPL domain-containing protein (The SIMPL domain is named for its presence in mouse protein SIMPL (signalling molecule that associates with mouse pelle-like kinase). Bacterial member BP26, from Brucella, was shown to assemble into a channel-like structure, while YggE from E. coli has been associated with resistance to oxidative stress.) gives rise to the protein MFKTHPNPLWLFLAAAWLSLLTGCGPRISAIVGPAAEDLAAPVQPAARSESNGTPLRTLTVTGTGEVALTPDLARVTLAVETRNRDLGKAVAENNRRTAQVIQTLQQGGVAEKDIHTRNFSVNQERRYDDQRNLILGPYTVTNTLVVTVRDLEKLGALLDAALQAGANRMDNLTFGSSRAREAQLQAKLAAVEDAQKQAEAIAQQAGVTLEAVQTITFSYAVPVRETTYKAEMLAAAPAQVPVSPGEMKVTATVTMVFLIR
- a CDS encoding tRNA-dihydrouridine synthase family protein yields the protein MTRRTVSRPWADALTLGYPATGPSGAGPEPQGAEAVSLKQVPSFWLGSTPVYGDLVLAPMDGYTDQPFRMVCRRLGAALVYTEFIHAVAVVERPERVRHLWAFTPAEQPVVLQIYGSTPRMLLEAALRLQEFGPAAIDINMGCPDRRIANRGAGAGLLRTPLKVARIFRLLSRQLEVPVTAKIRLGWDDDCRNYRLIARIVEENGGALLAVHGRTREQGYKGRADWDAIAEVVQTVRIPVLGNGDVRTVADIERMKAHTGCAGVMIGRGALRNPWLFARRDRVQVPPEEVAQVLREHLEANLRFYGPRGLVLFRKFAVQYLAPFRPDSTLRRQLLTTEAPQEFLRLAEKVLGGHKSPNPSPRPGALV
- the radA gene encoding DNA repair protein RadA translates to MPKPRVEYVCQNCGRRAAKPLGRCPQCGAWNAYVDEVVAPSPKAARRPTTARSTPRRLDEIEGDREERLPLPLGEFARVLGGGIVPGSVVLIGGDPGIGKSTLLLQTALEMAAQGPVLYVSGEESERQIKMRARRLWRDEAGHPRPFPPHLYLVTETDLEAILAHVEAVRPRLLIVDSIQTVYLPDLSSSAGSVTQVRECAARLRELAKGTGVSVFLIGHVTKEGIIAGPRVLEHIVDTVLYLEGDRFQAYRLLRSVKNRFGTTSEVGVFEMRDRGMVEVPNPSEAFLAERWVNAPGSAIAVTMEGTRPLLVEIQGLTSPTPFGNPRRTANGVDFNRLLLVTAVLTRRVGLRLSDQDVFVNVVGGLKVGEPAADLAVATAIASSVRDLPVRADTVLIGEVGLSGELRTVSQTDARLREAAQLGFTTAIVPKRLGHRGDPWPEGIRVIEARSLRQALDAALGEGGG